TTTGAAGACGTTTGTTTTTGGAGAAACGAATTACTTTTCCGTTTTGAATCCAGCGAGATGTTACTGGTGAATTAGCATCGGGGTAGATGAGTAATTCAATTTGTGAATCTAATATTTGATGAATAGCCTGTATTCGAATATCTATTTCTTTTCTGGCGGCAGAATCCCCTTCAAGGGTTTTTACGTTTTTTTGAATCCATTCGAGTGATGCAAGACTACGAAGATTAGTTCGAAACTCTCCCCCGCCATTGAATACACAAAAGATATTTCCCTTGAGGGATTTGGAGTGACTCTCTTTTAGCTTCCTGATGACTTGATTATATTCTGCCTGATTATCAGTTGGTACTAGTTCTATTGAAAGAGTAGGAAATGAATGTTTGTCTTCGAGACTAAGGCTTTTGGGGGAGAGGAACTGTATGGGAAAATACCTTAAGGTTCCCGATATAAATGAATGTCGCTTGGCAACAATTGGCCGAAGCGGGAAATAATCAGATGCAATTTCTGCCAATGAAAGCTCATCGTTGAAGTTTTCTTGAGCCTCAATGATCTCAGCTTCAATATCGACATCGCTTCCTTCCCAAAGAGCTAGCGTGTTGTTATATCGTCGTTCTACAACGATACTTTTTTTGATTAGATTCTTAATAGAATTTTCAGGTATTTGTGTCTTTGATGCTTTTTCAGTCGCGTATTTGATGATTTCTGGAGTAGCGTTTATGCTACCATCAATTCCAATCGCGTTTATGAATCCAATCACTTTAATTAGATTGATTTCAGGTGCAGATGCTTTATGTGCATTTGAAAGTATTGCTTCAAGCTCTGACCACTTCTTAGCTAGAGGTGAACTATATATTCCCTCTCGAAGTGATTGGTCTAAATAGTCATATAATTGATCTATGCAATATAATTTCGCGTTTTGGGAGTTGCCATTGGACAAAAAGTCCTGCAGACCATATGGCTCATGAGAATTCAAAAACGAAAATGCGGAGCGTTCGTTTTGTCCAAATCGACGAAAGACAGTCCCTAGAGTTAATGCAACCAATGGATGTAGTGGGTAGCACTTTTTGAGGACTTCGAGAAACTCTTTCTTGTCCATGCTCCCTGGAGCGACTCCTAGTTCCCAAGCCCTTGTTAATAGTTTTGTAAAATCACGAGTTTCTTTTTGGGAGATGCTATACTTAACATTTGATTGCATCGCACGAGAGATTAATCTGAGTATTTCATCAGACGATTCTTCAAATGCAAGATCCTCGAAACGTCCTTGGATTTTTTGCCATTCGGTTCGACGCTCTATTGAAAGTTTTGAAGCATAAGCTCCAAAGCTTTGGTGAAGGATTGTCATAAACAAGAATGGTCGATCAGAACGTGAAGCATATTCTGCTAAATCTTGTAAGATTGCTAAGTCTGAATCTTCTGGACGATGGTTGGCGTACTCTAAAAGGCGACCAAGTTCATCCAAAATCAGAAAGGTCCCATTGGGGCCACCTTTCTGACTACATATCCTACCGCTTGCATCATCCAGTAGTTCGATAACTCTACTCGAACTTATGCTCTTACCTTTTTTGTGCTCGGCTTGTGCATCTTTTATTGCACGCTCGATTTTCCTACCAGAGCCATTCAAACTTGCTTTTACAGTCCGCTCTAGCCCTCGCAATACCGCATTCTGAATTGATTCGTGGGTACTTGTCACGGCAATGGGCATTAAGCCATTGTTTTTCGTACGAGTCCCAGGAGCAAGCTGTTTTAACAGATCGCCATCTGTTTCTTTTAATAGTTTTTTTGCATTTCGAGCCTGAATAGAATTGGAACTCATCAATAAGTTAGACATGAAGACTGCAAATGCAGATTTTCCAGTTCCATAAGGTCCGGTTAAAGACCAGGCTCGCGTGGTTGATTTATCTTGAATTGATGGCGCAATTCGGCGTAATACATTACATCCGGTACTCGTCAAAACGTAACCTGTTGTAGCATCCTGTAGATTACAGTCATGCTCAAGGTTAACTGAACGAAGAAAGCGGGATTGACCTTCTTTTTTTGTACGTGATTGAGTCCTTTTCACGTTACTTACTCCTGCTGGATCGAAGGTTTTTGAGAGCATCTTGTGGGGCATAATCTCTAGAACGATATACCTGGCTCAAACCTGCTGTTGAATCAAAACGCAAAGCACCTTTAGTCACTGTATCGAGTTTGTGTAAATGTTCGGAAAGAGCGACCTCTGAAAGTTTAAATACTCGGCCAGGACTGCCTACTTCGTATGCGATGTCTTCAAATTTTAGAGAGTTAATCCCAGGATTATAGGTGTCCCAAAAGTCAAGAAGGGCAAATACTAGAATTTCAGTCGGGAGTGAAGAATGAGTTCCTCTGCAAAAGCAAAAACTATTCGGTGTAGTAGTTTCTCGAAGTAGTGCTAATTCAACAAAGGGGCAATCTAAGGTATCTTCAATTACTTCGTTTTTTGACTTCTTTGGTGGGACATAGGTTCTGATGAAGCAATTGATGTCACGTTGAATTATTGAGCTTGATACTTTTTTATTCTCAGTTTCGTTGTTTAAGTTTTGCAATTCATCAAGCAATTGCTTGCTGGAGAATTCCATGCGTGGAAAAAGGTTGAATGCATAAAACCAAGTTGTTGGAGAATCTGGTTTGCTGACTAAATTATAATGAAGTAACCAGAGGGTGCTCATATTCTCTAAATATGGATCTATCCCATCATCACCGAATAATGCTTCCCCTAGCTGGCTAAGTCGGAGGGTTCTCCCTCGGTTATTTGGAATATTTGGATCATCTTCCAAAACCCCGAATGCTAAAGCCCAATGCCGTATAGATCGCACCATATTTTTACCAACCCCCAAAGAGACCATTGCATCTTCTCTTGAAAAAAGCTCGGGATCAGATTTTATGTGGTGGACCGCTTTAGGTAACCAGGTATATCTCAAGGTAAATGTCTCGTGCCCTGAGAAACGGGTTACTATGTTTTCGCGTATTTGTAGATTCATTAAGGACTTAAACATCTAAAGAAAACGTAAGATTGTGCACTCAAATCGGTGATTTGGTAGTGTACCTAGAGTTCCCTCTCTTGTCTATTTACTGTATTAAACGAGCCATCCAAGAACGCATGCACTGGCGTTTATGCATTGTTGTCCCTCAATTTACCAAGTATTTCAGCTTCAACTGTCCTGAAAGACTAAAGGCTGACACTTCTATACTGATGAAAGACATATTCAGTCCCCCTGCATATGCTTCAATGCCTTAGAAGATTTTATAAATGACTCCTGCATCATTTTGTGTATGTGGAATCATGAATCTCCTGAATACTACGCTTCAAAGCTTCCTAAGCTCTATGAAACTGAATCTGTTTCACCCCAGGACAAAATTATTCATGAGCATCTCTTCATCGGGAATTGCGACTGGTTCGCAGCAGAGTTTGGTTTAGAAGAGCAATTGTTTTTTGGATACGCAATATTAAACGGCGATTACCAAATGGCGGAGTGGGGATACTTCAGTCTTCCAGAACTTGAATCAATCAATGTCAACGGATTTGAAGTGGATCGCGATCTATTTTGGAAGCCAAAGAAAGCGAGTGAGATTGAACAGATTTGCTTGGGCGAAGGATGGAAATGAGGGGCCTGTCACAGATGAATTTCGTAAATTATTATCAGATTGAAATACATAAAAAAATGAATAATGCATGTTTTTAGTGCCCCACCTCTTTCAGATTGTTAAAGGCGGATAACTTTTTTAGATTGAACTCATAACATCATATCTCGGGGACTAATAATTCAAATCAAATGAATATCCGAAGGATGCTAAAGTTGCAGGATTGAGGACCCTTAATCTCTCTTTTTGTTGTGTGACCTTAAACTTTAAATGATCACACTTTGAGTACCCAGGAATTTGTAATCTGCGAAGTGCCGTATTTACCGGCATTGTTGGATATTCCTCAATCACCTCCACAAGCTCTTTTGCCTTAGCTGGATTACCTTCAGAAGAAACCGTCTCAGTTTTTTGTATTAGCAATAAGTTTCCGTAAGCGCTCTGATTGAAATGTCCTGAGGCCATAATCGGTCGATTATGTGGATACATTTCATCTTGGAGAAAAACAGGATGACAGATATGGGTTGAAATTGTGTCTGATGTAGTTGCCAGAGAGACATGAAGCACTGTAAAGAAATTCTGAGTATTTACGTTTTTGAAATCATTTGCCAACCAGTTTTCTAATGAGATTTCACTATTAGCTATGAGTAGCGGGGAATAAGTATAAACTGATTGTTCCAGTTTTCGATATGCGGAAAAAGCTACGCTACTATTTTCTTCCGCCATCCAGTTTACTGCATTTATGAGCTGAAATTCAAAAGCCCTGGATCTCACCATTCTCACTAATGACTCGCCCGAGATATTTATCTTACCCATCCATTGAGCACGGTAAAGCCATTAATAAATCTGACCTATCCTGCGGTTACACGATTTACCAGTTGATGTAGATGTCGTACGGATGCTTCTAAATAAGCGTTTCCGCTCCATTGATCTGCTGTCTTTTCCGCAACTTTTAATAAATCTGATGTGTAAAGGCTTGGGTGATCTCGTGGGCCAAGGGTTCGCAAATAACTTATGACATAGCATGCATTGGTTTGGTCTGGCTCATCGTATAGCTTGTTAACAACAGTCCGTATCACATCTTCATTATCAGGATGTAAGCGAGTTAACTGGAGGCTCAAACACCGGTTAATATCTACTGATCCTGTACCTGTTTCATATTGCCTTGCGAATTCTCTTACTTTGGCTTCAGAAATATGCTGGCCAATATTTCGAATGCTCTTAAGGTCATGCAGACATATAAATTTACGAGATTTTTTCTCTTTACGTGTCAACTGCCTTGTGGCAGGTCTATCATCCATTTCATGAATACGTTCCAGGAATGACCTGCGGAATCGATGAATGTGCCGTCGGTAGTCGTGGTCAATCAATGCCTCGGCAATATACATATTTTGTCCGCGATAGAGCCGTCCTGAACCCAATAGTTGAATTAGAACCTTTTCTGTTGAATTCGGTTCTGCTCCTTGTTTAGGGAGCAGGCTTCTCAAAATCATCACTGTGTTTTTAATCGTGTTGTTTAACACTCGATTTTCCAATGCAGCAAACAAGGCTTCTTCGGACCAATGCGCGGAGCCAATAAATTCAGCGATCTTGCTTGCTTGTTCCTCATTCAGCAGGGGAAAGGAATTGAAGGTACTAAACTGTCCTTCGCGAAAGTAATTACAAATCAATCTAAGTTCGACTTTTGACTTTGCTCTATGGTAGAGCTGACGAGTATTTCCATAAGAGATGCCGAATTTATCCCCAACGATTTGGTAGGACTCACCATCTTCCAAACGTTGTCTGAATACAGATTCTTCTAACGGAGAGCAATCTACAAACAAAGAGTCGTGGTAAGTTTCATTGAATTCCGGCCTGGTGCTCGAATATGTCTCTGAGCAACTAAGGTCGAAGGGGATGCCTTGAACTTGCGTGTTTGTTTTTTCCAAATGGTTCAGGCAAAGATTCTGGACCGTTCGAAATAGATAAGCCGGTCGGATATCCTTTACTTCTCTGGTAACGAGCTTTGAAATATTGAGATAGGCTCTTTGAACAATATCCTCTGCATCGGGCTGATTTTTTAAAATACTACCAGCATATGACAGAAGCTGTTCTCTCTTTTGCAGGAATAAGCAGTTGAACTCCTCGATGTTCATATCAACTCAACCTTCCATCGTTTATGGCATCCTCTCGTCATACTGGTAGGACGTCTTAGATCCATGACAAGTACGAGTTGAATCAGTGGATGCCCACGGTTTGGTTTAAAAAATCTAAAGTACGCTCCCCTTCTCCAAGTTATAAGTTCGTTTCGTAGATAAATTTTAGTTGCGTCTCAGCAGAACTTCTATCTTTTTTTTCAACCTCGTTTCCTCCCGCCATATTTGAACCTTTCAAAAGTAAAAAAATGGGACATTTCCTCTAAACATTAGATAGCAAGTCACTTACAGCAAAATAGATTTTGTCACATTTTGCTAGAGGAGTTTGTTTATTAAACAGACAGGAGTAAATGCCGAGTTTTTCTCAAACACAGACTTCATGTAATAGAAACAATCGCAATGAGAATCTTGTGGGATAACTTTTTTGCTACCGTTTTATTTGTTTTCGGATTAGGAGTCTTATTGGTCATGTTTGAAGAAATCTTTTTTGCACTCTCGTGCATTGCCCATATTGGGCCGGGACATCCACCAGGAGTCCAATGGACGGGGCTCATTGCCCTGGGATTTGTATGCCTCACTGTCGCGGGCATTGCTCGCTTTCTAATTTTGAAATCAAACACTACTGAAAGAAGAGACGAACGGAGAAATTACTATGAGTAAAAAACAGTCACAGCTTATTTCACGGCCATTCACTGCTGAAACCATTGCACAACTTCTGCAAGGGATGAATCTGCCACAGCATCCGGGCACGCAGCCTCGATTCGTGCCAACGAATGTGGCTCAGAATATCCCTGAGGACATAGAAATCATTGACCTTGACAGTCAGCGCGACGAGTCGGTCAAACCGTGGGTTTTTGGATAATCTGACTTGGTAAAGACTGTTTCAAATTCATTCATACATCACTAGATAAGGGAGATTTTGCATGTGGTATCAACGTGATCCAGCGAGACTTGAAATAGAGAAACAGTTGCTAAAGCAGGAACATCCGCGAGCACAGATTGTCAAGCTCAATGAACTCCTACGAATCCGTATCACGATTCGAGGGAGAAAAGCTAATTACAATGCAGAGCTGGTCTACCCTCACAGGTTTCCTGAATATCCGGTTGAAGCATTCATCACTTCTCCGAAAATTCAGCCCAATCCTCATACATTTGGGTGCGGTGAACTTTGCATCTATCACCGGTCTGATGTCGGGCCGCACATTACCGGAAAGGTTTATCTCGACTGGACGATTAAGTGGGTTTCAGAATACGAACGATTCTTGGACACGGGCTCTTGGACCTAAAAATGAAGGGGAAAATTATGAGGCATCCTATCCTAATTGTTCGCTCTGCTTTTGATCAAATGCTGGCAACAGTCAAATCTTCCCCGGTTGAGATCGGGAGTATTTTGCTGGGGGTCATTGCAGAGCATATTGTGGTTATGGCTGTCGGTAAACCGGGAGAAAACTCTATTCAGGAAGCTGTTCGTTTTGTGCATGATCCTGCTGAAGATCAGAAATGCTTGCAGGAGCAGCGTCAAAAACATGGACAAAAAATAGCAATCCTGGGAGGCTTTCATAAGCACCCCTCCGGCATGCACTGGTTCAGTTCGCAGGATAATCAGCAAGCGCAAGAAATCTTCATGCAGAATGGAGATGGCAAACCGGTCCTCATCGGCATATGGGCCGAAGCTGTGCGAGGGCCTGAACCTCATTTGTTTCTTTATATTTTGGAGTCTGAAAACGGGCGTCTCACACCTGTAGGATACGACATTGTTACTCCTTCTGATTCGCGTGTGGCTGGTGCTTTGAAGGATGCACCAGTATTTCCAGAACAGTCGATCAATGGGTTCTGGGAGGATACACAGTTTCAGTTTTATCATAACTCTGTTGGTCGGGAGAGAATCAGAAATGAGCTGGCAACACTGCGGAAGCAAGGTTGGAAAGTCCAAACCATCAGAAAAGCCAAAACGAAAAAACTGATACTCAGTTTGCATCGTGATACCCGGCAGTTTCTTGTCATGCTTCCGCCTGAATTTCCATTGAATCCGCCACGTATTTATGACCTTGCCGGTTTTGAAGTACTGGGCCTTCATGCCCTTATGCAATGGAATTCAGATCGGTGTATTGCCGCCATCATTGAACAGTACGGGCAAATTTTTATCAGCCCTTTATGCAATCCTCTGCAACAGGAGAATCTGTTATGGCACACAAAGAATCAGACTGGCACATCACGCTTATTGTCCAAAGTCAAGAGCGTCTTCACGCTTGCAAGAAAATAGCTCTGTCAGGAGTTATTCATCAACACGAAAGAGTAATGATTCTTTTTTGCGAAGACCAGGCTCCACCGGGCGTAAAATTTCTTGGCTGGTTTCATTTCCAAGAAACCAATTTTGAGAAAGGCTTATCGGTCATCGAGACAAAGCAGGGATTGTTGGCACAAGGCGCACCTCTTAATCAACCGGCTTCGGTGCAACTTTTGTTATTCGCTGATGTATTTTTAAGGACACCGTTTTCAGGGGAACATATTCAGCAGCTTAAAAAGAGCTGTGTTGCCTTGTTTGGTGTTGGCAGTATTGGAAGTGCCATTGCCAAGAGCCTTGTGCGTGCCGGTGTTGAAAACATATTGCTTATAGATCCTGATCGTCTCAGTTTGACGAATGTGTTCCGGCATGAATGTTCCATGCTGGATGTCGGAAGATATAAAGTTACTGCCCTGGCACAATCCTTGTTGCAAATCAATCCGCAACTGTCTTTGAAAACAATGGCAGAAAATATTTTCCAGTGGCCTTCGGCACAACTTGAAAACCTTCTGGAAAATGTTTCTGTTGTGATTGACTCGACTGACCGACCCTCAGCACGTCTCACAACGGCCAGTCTCGGGTATGAATTACATAAGCCAGTTGTTCATGCTGGATGTTTTGAAGAAGGACGCGGCGGAGAAGTGTTCTGGCATATTCCAGACGTCAAAGAACCTTGCTATTGGTGTCTTCGTGAAGGAATGGCCCAGCCTCCCAAAAGTCGCACTATTGATTACAGCACGGCACAAGGTCCAGATGATTTTAAAGGAGAACCCGGCCTTGATGCAGTCACAAAAAGTATCGCAATGGCGGCAGTGCAGATTTCTTTAGCGTTATTGTTACGCGGGATGCCTGATTGCCAATTATCTTTGGTATTGACAACACAAAGTAACTACCTGCTGTTGGGCAATGCTTTCTCAAACAATTTTTATCGGTTCAAGGGACCGTTTCATACGTTTTTTCAGCCATTTAACGGCCCCCGTAAATCGTGTTCATTATGTCAAAAAACAACTCATTAGGGAGGAAATACCTTATGGCAGCTTTTGTTTGTATTGCTTTTTTGGCCTTTGTTTTTTTTAGCATAGTCTGCGGTGATCGTGGAGTGAATTCATCAAGCAGGCATACAGAAAGACGTACCGGAAAATCCCAAAATAATACTGCTTCACCTGATCGAATAAAAAAGCGGATGGTTGTTCGAAAGAATGGCCGGCAATCTTCTTACCGCGTGAATCAATATGGCGAAGTATTTGAAGATTAAGTCTAAATCGAAAGTATGCGCTATGAGTAATCCCTGGAAGTTGTCCCTCTTTGATACGTTGAAACAAGTTATTCGCTTTATGCTTTGGACTGCGATCACTATCAATGCGGCAATGCTTTCCATTTTTTCAATATTTTTCGTTTATGATTTTTTGATGCATCTTCATGAACTGTTGGAACGGACCTGGTTTGCTCAACCTTGGTAGCAAAATGTTTTTTAGGGGGACCGCATTATGAATCGTCCAATCAGAACCGAATTCACTGAGACAAAACTACATGTGCCCTGGGAATCGATTGTACATCTTACCGGTGGAACAGAGACGCATCATTATCTGAATGAAGAGGGAGGGATAGAAAGCCACACAACGGTACATTTACAACCGATGCATTGCGGGCATCTTGCTCCTGCAGGCGGGACATGTTCTCAATGCTATCGCACAAGTTGCCCTCAATGTTTCACTGCTTGTCTCTTGTGCCATTGTCCTCTTGGACCGTGTTGTTTTCGTACCATTCATACTGCCAATGATGAAGAACTCTTCTTTTGTGCTGCTTGCTATGGAAAAGTTAAACGTCGAAAATTGTTTCGAAGTCTTATTTCAGGATTTATCCGGTTTGGTTGATATATGAATAAAAAACTGTCTGAAAACATGCGTGACCATCTATACGCCATTGATGCGGGTCTCTTAGAGGACCCTCTCGGGCAATCTCTTGATTTGGTCTATCGCTGTGGAGTTACTGACGACTTTACTCGTGATCTACTAAAAGGCAGGATTCATAATCATGTCCTTGAAATGGAAAAACATGGTCCTTTTCATCGTCCACGAAAACTAACGCAGGGAGATTTTTATCAGGGATTTGATATCAAGGGGCAAGAAATCAGATTCCCAGTGGATTGGTTGAATGAACCAAAATTAACGATAGGAACCACAGGCAGCGGGAAAACTACCTTAGCTCGCTATGAAATATTGATGCTCGCGCCATTTTTTTCTTTGGGAAAGTTATCTGCCTGGCTCTTTGATTTTAGAAAAACGGAATTTGGAGCATTGCAGCCCTATCTGGCTCGTCTAGAAAAACACCTGAATATCATTACGGGGCGAAAGATGAAATTAAATCCTCTGCAAGTCCCCTGCTCTGTTGAACCCATTTCCTATGCTTCAAATCTTTCAGACGCATTGGTTCGAGTATGGGAAGTTCCTCCCGTTGCTTCTTTATTATTGTCTCAGTCCATCATTCAGTTATATCGCACTTTTGGCGTGCTGGATGGAGGGCAACACTATCCGACAATGTTTGATTTACATAGTGTAATCCGTAAAAACACAGGATCGAATTCACAAGCAAGAAATGCGGTACTTGTCCGTTTGGAAACTCTTTTGATTAGTGTAGGAAATGTTTTGGCGTACCGTAAAGGATGGGATGTTCATGAACTTTCAAAACTCAGCATTAATTTTCAATTCAATGATATTACGGAAAAAGATCAGAATTTGTTTTTAAGCGTATTGCTCTTACATGCCTTCATGTCCCGTGTTGCTCAGTCTCGATCCAATGCGAAGATGAACTTACTCATCTATTGTGATGAAGCTAGTCGCCTGGTGAATAGCTCTGACACCAGTGTCAGCCAATTTATTGGTCTTATTCGTGGGACGGGTATCGGGCTGAATCTATCAAACCAAACGGCGGATATTTCCCGCTCGATTTTGTCAAATACTCCCAACAAGATTTTGGGGCGATGCGCTTCAGCTACCGATTATGATGTGATGGGGGCAAGTATGGGGCTTACTGCTGAACAGAAACAATGGCTCAAAATTCATCTCAAAAAGCCAGGCATGTTTCTTGCCAGTTTAGGGCAAGCAGTGCATCCGTTTTTGTTTACTGTCCCCAATCTCAATTTTAAGCAATCTGACTTTACAGTAGATAGGTCATTTCCTGAACTAGATCGCTTGCCTATTGTTCCTGCACCAGAATTTTCAAATTGGACCACATTTGCACAACCA
This genomic interval from Gimesia alba contains the following:
- a CDS encoding HesA/MoeB/ThiF family protein is translated as MAHKESDWHITLIVQSQERLHACKKIALSGVIHQHERVMILFCEDQAPPGVKFLGWFHFQETNFEKGLSVIETKQGLLAQGAPLNQPASVQLLLFADVFLRTPFSGEHIQQLKKSCVALFGVGSIGSAIAKSLVRAGVENILLIDPDRLSLTNVFRHECSMLDVGRYKVTALAQSLLQINPQLSLKTMAENIFQWPSAQLENLLENVSVVIDSTDRPSARLTTASLGYELHKPVVHAGCFEEGRGGEVFWHIPDVKEPCYWCLREGMAQPPKSRTIDYSTAQGPDDFKGEPGLDAVTKSIAMAAVQISLALLLRGMPDCQLSLVLTTQSNYLLLGNAFSNNFYRFKGPFHTFFQPFNGPRKSCSLCQKTTH
- a CDS encoding RNA polymerase sigma factor, which gives rise to MNIEEFNCLFLQKREQLLSYAGSILKNQPDAEDIVQRAYLNISKLVTREVKDIRPAYLFRTVQNLCLNHLEKTNTQVQGIPFDLSCSETYSSTRPEFNETYHDSLFVDCSPLEESVFRQRLEDGESYQIVGDKFGISYGNTRQLYHRAKSKVELRLICNYFREGQFSTFNSFPLLNEEQASKIAEFIGSAHWSEEALFAALENRVLNNTIKNTVMILRSLLPKQGAEPNSTEKVLIQLLGSGRLYRGQNMYIAEALIDHDYRRHIHRFRRSFLERIHEMDDRPATRQLTRKEKKSRKFICLHDLKSIRNIGQHISEAKVREFARQYETGTGSVDINRCLSLQLTRLHPDNEDVIRTVVNKLYDEPDQTNACYVISYLRTLGPRDHPSLYTSDLLKVAEKTADQWSGNAYLEASVRHLHQLVNRVTAG
- a CDS encoding DUF4007 family protein → MFKSLMNLQIRENIVTRFSGHETFTLRYTWLPKAVHHIKSDPELFSREDAMVSLGVGKNMVRSIRHWALAFGVLEDDPNIPNNRGRTLRLSQLGEALFGDDGIDPYLENMSTLWLLHYNLVSKPDSPTTWFYAFNLFPRMEFSSKQLLDELQNLNNETENKKVSSSIIQRDINCFIRTYVPPKKSKNEVIEDTLDCPFVELALLRETTTPNSFCFCRGTHSSLPTEILVFALLDFWDTYNPGINSLKFEDIAYEVGSPGRVFKLSEVALSEHLHKLDTVTKGALRFDSTAGLSQVYRSRDYAPQDALKNLRSSRSK
- a CDS encoding DUF2958 domain-containing protein, translated to MWNHESPEYYASKLPKLYETESVSPQDKIIHEHLFIGNCDWFAAEFGLEEQLFFGYAILNGDYQMAEWGYFSLPELESINVNGFEVDRDLFWKPKKASEIEQICLGEGWK
- a CDS encoding serine-rich family protein produces the protein MNKKLSENMRDHLYAIDAGLLEDPLGQSLDLVYRCGVTDDFTRDLLKGRIHNHVLEMEKHGPFHRPRKLTQGDFYQGFDIKGQEIRFPVDWLNEPKLTIGTTGSGKTTLARYEILMLAPFFSLGKLSAWLFDFRKTEFGALQPYLARLEKHLNIITGRKMKLNPLQVPCSVEPISYASNLSDALVRVWEVPPVASLLLSQSIIQLYRTFGVLDGGQHYPTMFDLHSVIRKNTGSNSQARNAVLVRLETLLISVGNVLAYRKGWDVHELSKLSINFQFNDITEKDQNLFLSVLLLHAFMSRVAQSRSNAKMNLLIYCDEASRLVNSSDTSVSQFIGLIRGTGIGLNLSNQTADISRSILSNTPNKILGRCASATDYDVMGASMGLTAEQKQWLKIHLKKPGMFLASLGQAVHPFLFTVPNLNFKQSDFTVDRSFPELDRLPIVPAPEFSNWTTFAQPEVVVETTSSPLERQSEGTDATQLTLSPDEIRYLKEVVKTPKKPISYYPPRIQMGTGHALKIRKALISKGFIKLEKVQQSPGRGRPSNIVVPTSLAHDAVSALQGEC